DNA sequence from the Acidobacteriota bacterium genome:
TTCAATTTCCAGAGAGAATTACTGCCTGTCAAAATTAGTGCTGGTCAATCCAACCCAGGAAGAATTTGATAAGCTTTACAATGAATGCTCCTCTGCCATTAAGCCAATTGTCCTGTTAGCAAGGCATACAGGCTTGAGAAAAGGTGAAGTCTTGAACCTTAAGTGGGAAGATGTAGATTTTAAGAGCCGGCTCATCTATGTTACCGAATCAAAGAACAATGAAAGGCGTGAAGTCCCAATGAATGAAACAGTCTGTAGAACTCTTAAAACTGATCTTCTACAGTATGGAGGGGGTGAGTGCCGGCAAACCCGCGTCCATACTGAATCGATCTCCGAAAATCTCCAAAAGGTAGTGCCACAAAATGTTAATATTTAGCTTGATTTTTGCTTTATC
Encoded proteins:
- a CDS encoding tyrosine-type recombinase/integrase, yielding MLVNPTQEEFDKLYNECSSAIKPIVLLARHTGLRKGEVLNLKWEDVDFKSRLIYVTESKNNERREVPMNETVCRTLKTDLLQYGGGECRQTRVHTESISENLQKVVPQNVNI